In Pseudobdellovibrionaceae bacterium, the following proteins share a genomic window:
- a CDS encoding pentapeptide repeat-containing protein yields MDYLEDKRDLLDDEDVYLMTDLFVEEADSLEDLEGSGPRRDYEWVTYNNADFRRRYMSFVNIVSSEFRFSSFEGVNLIGSLIKSTDFYGASFRNADLEYCEVEKCDFSSVDLNRINLQGARLRRSNFSYSDLRGANLSDCIIERCGFRGALFDDDTILPFDNDRALELGMVYTPDLLNAG; encoded by the coding sequence ATGGACTATCTGGAGGATAAAAGGGATTTGTTGGATGATGAGGATGTGTATTTGATGACTGATTTGTTCGTTGAAGAGGCCGATTCTCTTGAGGATCTCGAAGGCTCTGGTCCCAGGCGGGACTATGAATGGGTTACCTATAATAATGCCGATTTTCGCAGACGGTATATGTCGTTTGTTAACATCGTCTCGTCTGAGTTTCGCTTTTCCAGTTTCGAGGGCGTGAACCTGATTGGCAGCTTGATCAAGTCCACCGACTTCTACGGTGCCAGTTTTCGGAATGCGGACCTGGAATACTGTGAGGTGGAGAAGTGTGACTTCTCGTCTGTAGATTTGAATAGGATCAACCTTCAGGGAGCTCGTTTGCGGAGGAGTAATTTCAGCTATTCCGATCTTCGCGGGGCTAACTTGTCGGATTGTATCATCGAAAGGTGTGGATTTAGGGGGGCACTATTTGATGACGACACTATTTTGCCCTTTGACAATGATCGGGCCCTGGAACTGGGGATGGTGTACACCCCGGATCTGCTCAATGCCGGCTAA
- a CDS encoding response regulator transcription factor: MANILVVEDLEENYFVLRSLLEKSHKLVWADSVKKAMSLYNSDVDLILLDIGLPDGDGFQFCDWVRTEKKDQCTPMIFITARSSVESRILGYSIGGDDYIQRPFNSVELKARIDAKLRSSNHANSASVELGGIQIDFKTMEVQVGNESSGEPLDLTPIEFKILGLLASEPNKVFSRDEMLSRVWGDDLYIYPRSVDTHVSKLRKKLGCKGEMIRSVHGVGYRIVEVPNDKSDEAPGSETQLEMSVTEE, encoded by the coding sequence ATGGCTAATATCCTGGTGGTTGAGGATCTGGAAGAGAACTATTTTGTTCTCCGGAGTCTGCTCGAAAAGTCCCACAAGCTCGTGTGGGCTGATTCAGTGAAAAAGGCGATGTCATTATACAACTCAGATGTAGATCTGATTTTACTCGACATTGGCCTTCCAGACGGCGATGGATTTCAGTTTTGCGATTGGGTGAGGACGGAGAAAAAGGATCAATGTACCCCTATGATCTTTATTACTGCGCGGAGTTCAGTCGAAAGCCGCATCTTGGGTTATTCAATTGGTGGCGACGACTACATCCAAAGACCCTTTAACTCGGTGGAGTTAAAGGCTCGCATCGATGCAAAGTTACGAAGCTCAAACCATGCCAATAGTGCAAGCGTGGAACTCGGCGGTATTCAAATTGACTTTAAAACCATGGAAGTCCAGGTGGGTAATGAAAGTTCTGGGGAACCACTGGATTTGACTCCCATTGAATTTAAGATCCTGGGTCTGCTGGCCTCTGAACCCAATAAAGTTTTCTCACGGGATGAGATGCTCAGTCGAGTTTGGGGTGATGATTTGTACATCTACCCCAGAAGTGTCGACACTCATGTGAGCAAGTTAAGAAAGAAGTTAGGTTGCAAGGGTGAAATGATCAGGTCTGTTCATGGTGTGGGCTACCGAATTGTTGAAGTACCCAACGACAAGAGTGATGAAGCCCCTGGTTCTGAGACACAATTGGAGATGAGTGTTACTGAGGAATGA
- a CDS encoding response regulator — MMCAPTCSMSPALQFGSSVLVIDDDPFSQRLFSNLLTSILGAPLLRVAGTYNEGLDTLFSELPPDLLIVDLFLDGAYRGSDLLLEAMKVITLPCTLIVSVISQREFIQNYPPSLAQIPFLTKPLSLSALKAQLNQMRVIPQ; from the coding sequence ATGATGTGTGCACCTACTTGTTCGATGAGCCCAGCCCTCCAATTCGGCTCTTCAGTTTTGGTCATCGACGATGATCCCTTTTCGCAGCGGCTCTTTTCCAACTTGCTCACGAGTATTCTTGGAGCTCCACTATTACGCGTGGCGGGAACCTACAATGAAGGCCTCGATACTCTTTTCTCTGAGTTGCCACCTGATCTGCTGATTGTTGACCTGTTTTTAGATGGAGCCTATCGCGGGTCTGACCTTCTGCTTGAAGCAATGAAAGTTATCACCTTGCCCTGCACGTTAATCGTCTCAGTGATCTCGCAAAGGGAATTTATCCAGAACTATCCTCCCAGCTTGGCGCAAATCCCATTTTTAACAAAGCCATTGTCCCTTTCGGCACTCAAGGCCCAGCTCAATCAAATGCGCGTCATTCCTCAGTAA
- a CDS encoding response regulator, whose protein sequence is MKRLRGLIIGGEDEDTQSILLSYIDELEIACDSVTGIQAGLRACRQNTYDLAILDLKQPHGSGLAAVNQIKMEFPELSVSVVADRGDPGLVDEALRSGAEDFLVKGDFGRPRLERLFRCAALKRSYYAKCFELQGRLRLATSVLPICMWISRDGATVYNVIGNAERFLGDAGDLWAGRKILDLFEGLNGEAEAKLEDCIEKANLGRSSRQVFFYEGKWLESYIVGVRESGQVVLHGLVTDVTPLKESEIKFRQAKREMERVHKSKLEFLESVSHDLRTPLNGIIGAAQLLRYRKDDSTHESLVQNVLACSENLLALIDDVLELKFVGNGGFEDSDKDFNVDQVLESCINTIEPLARDKGVALHSVLDADTRGWMVRSSEKALRRVLVNLLGNAVKYTDKGEVRVTLSVEEIHDGNFELRGCVEDTGIGIPEGMKQVLFSAHHAGNPISAERSGTGLGLVICKRILDNLGGQIHVESQLGKGSCFTFSYPVEVLACRLPRERTNILNGIISSSTHECPRRVLVVDDLEENRFILSEMVRFFGIDCDAAEGAEEAEMLCQTNCYSDIFMDMRMPKIDGFSAVERLRGLEQGRECPPSHIVAVTASNTEEYRSRCMEVGCDEFIAKPITMGRLKRYFAN, encoded by the coding sequence ATGAAGAGACTGAGGGGCCTTATTATTGGAGGGGAGGATGAAGACACGCAGTCGATTCTCCTGTCCTACATTGATGAATTGGAAATCGCCTGCGATTCAGTGACCGGCATTCAGGCGGGTCTTAGGGCATGTCGCCAGAACACCTATGATTTGGCGATTTTGGATTTGAAGCAGCCCCATGGCTCAGGGCTGGCAGCGGTAAATCAGATTAAGATGGAGTTTCCTGAGTTATCTGTAAGTGTTGTGGCAGATAGGGGTGATCCGGGCTTGGTGGACGAAGCCTTGCGGAGTGGTGCCGAGGACTTTTTGGTCAAAGGTGATTTCGGCCGGCCGAGGTTGGAGCGACTGTTCCGGTGTGCGGCACTCAAGCGCTCCTATTATGCTAAGTGTTTCGAGTTGCAGGGGCGTCTAAGACTGGCGACAAGTGTTTTGCCGATCTGTATGTGGATCAGTCGCGATGGGGCGACTGTCTATAATGTAATAGGCAACGCAGAACGGTTTTTGGGCGACGCGGGAGATCTTTGGGCAGGCCGAAAGATCCTGGATCTGTTTGAGGGGCTAAATGGCGAAGCTGAAGCAAAACTGGAAGACTGTATTGAAAAGGCAAATCTTGGGCGGTCGAGCAGGCAGGTGTTCTTTTATGAAGGAAAGTGGTTGGAGTCCTATATCGTTGGAGTTCGTGAGTCCGGGCAAGTGGTTCTCCATGGGCTGGTCACTGATGTGACTCCCTTGAAGGAGTCGGAGATTAAGTTTCGGCAGGCTAAGCGGGAAATGGAGAGGGTCCATAAATCCAAGTTGGAATTTCTTGAGTCCGTGAGTCATGATCTTAGGACTCCGCTCAATGGCATTATCGGAGCTGCTCAGTTATTGAGGTATAGGAAGGACGACTCTACCCATGAGTCCTTGGTGCAAAATGTCCTCGCCTGTTCGGAGAACCTTCTGGCCCTGATTGACGACGTTCTCGAATTGAAGTTTGTCGGCAATGGTGGCTTTGAAGATAGCGACAAAGATTTCAATGTCGACCAGGTTCTTGAGTCCTGCATTAACACCATCGAGCCATTGGCGAGGGACAAGGGAGTTGCTCTTCATTCGGTTCTAGATGCCGATACTCGTGGATGGATGGTCCGCTCATCTGAAAAGGCTCTGAGAAGGGTGTTGGTCAATCTGTTGGGGAACGCGGTCAAATACACCGACAAGGGAGAGGTCAGGGTGACTTTGTCGGTGGAGGAAATCCACGATGGGAACTTTGAATTAAGGGGATGTGTGGAGGATACGGGGATTGGGATCCCTGAAGGGATGAAGCAAGTTCTGTTTAGTGCCCACCATGCGGGTAACCCAATTTCGGCCGAGAGAAGTGGAACAGGATTGGGATTGGTCATTTGCAAGCGGATTCTTGACAACCTAGGCGGACAGATTCATGTGGAAAGTCAGCTGGGCAAAGGTTCTTGCTTCACATTCTCCTATCCCGTGGAAGTCTTGGCTTGTCGGCTTCCACGGGAGCGGACAAACATTTTGAATGGGATTATAAGCTCTTCGACTCACGAATGTCCGCGAAGAGTATTGGTGGTCGACGATTTGGAGGAAAACCGCTTTATTCTAAGTGAGATGGTGCGTTTTTTTGGCATTGATTGTGATGCTGCCGAAGGGGCGGAAGAGGCCGAGATGCTCTGTCAGACGAATTGCTACTCGGATATTTTTATGGACATGAGAATGCCAAAAATCGATGGTTTTAGTGCGGTGGAGCGGCTTCGTGGACTGGAGCAAGGGCGCGAGTGTCCGCCCAGTCACATTGTTGCTGTTACGGCCAGCAATACGGAAGAGTACCGCTCCAGATGCATGGAAGTAGGCTGCGACGAGTTTATCGCCAAACCTATTACGATGGGCCGTCTTAAAAGGTATTTTGCTAACTAA
- a CDS encoding Hpt domain-containing protein produces the protein MMGAVHIEILDSYFLHEKKASAGFVHQLAVYFSARVQERLVLARSLLIEGQRESVGDHLHALKNAFLNVGALDAADDCQELENQVGRLSTGEILSRLNGLECSSVQIQNELRDIISSRS, from the coding sequence ATGATGGGAGCTGTTCACATTGAGATCTTAGACTCTTACTTCCTACACGAAAAGAAGGCGAGTGCAGGGTTTGTTCATCAGTTGGCGGTGTATTTTTCCGCCCGGGTCCAAGAGAGATTGGTCTTAGCGCGCTCCCTTTTGATCGAAGGACAGAGGGAAAGTGTGGGCGATCATCTCCATGCTCTAAAAAACGCCTTTCTGAACGTGGGAGCTCTTGACGCTGCGGACGACTGCCAGGAGCTGGAAAACCAGGTGGGGCGCCTGTCCACGGGAGAAATCCTCAGCCGATTGAATGGGCTGGAGTGCTCGTCCGTGCAGATCCAGAATGAACTTCGAGACATCATCTCCAGCCGCTCCTAG